Proteins encoded together in one Glandiceps talaboti chromosome 11, keGlaTala1.1, whole genome shotgun sequence window:
- the LOC144442580 gene encoding uncharacterized protein LOC144442580 has protein sequence MEKTSAKTDSVHHTKAYTAFCLCVIVAGLLIWNLNQGLCIATLELHIEKLEHQNGNLESRLEYLETLIDVHKVQEKMNVNNSEKTMLQRNHVLQLHTHETYPKFNEQEERYNDTNLAEVENDDLMERGRWRRDVSVGDPDLAGINIDGPQRRQRGRKKKRKGRRRRRRRYRRVLTIKGPRGPPGPQGPPGDNGINGRDGIPGPIGLPGPKGDKGDIGDKGLRGSPGPPRSTCLSDCEGKNGKDYEGGRSGLLTLMGGISEKKGRPIGHLKAKDLFVQNPKGETLKFWNPPDWDTTGFMTYDPLTGCLKVLKAGLYYIYSQLFYDDEHQLLCGHETHVNNHAVIHSFSSMTEHHQKTVNSFGVVRLNENDEISIKIMQENKCRLIVESVTSYFGVILLDGD, from the exons ATGGAGAAAACAAGTGCGAAAACTGACTCCGTACACCACACGAAAGCGTACACagcattttgtttgtgtgttatcgTGGCTGGTTTGCTCATATGGAACCTCAACCAGGGACTTTGTATCGCAACGTTGGAACTACATATTGAAAAGTTGGAACATCAAAACGGTAATCTTGAGTCGAGACTTGAGTACCTGGAAACATTGATCGATGTCCATAAAGTCCAAGAAAAGATGAATGTCAACAACAGCGAAAAGACGATGCTTCAACGCAATCATGTCCTGCAACTGCATACTCATGAAACCTAT CCCAAGTTCAATGAACAAGAGGAAAGGTATAATGATACAAATCTAGCAGAAGTTGAAAACGATGACCTCATGGAGCGAGGAAGATGGAGACGAGATGTTTCAGTAGGAGATCCAGACTTGGCGGGAATAAATATTGATGGTCCTCAAAGAAGACAAAGAG GTCGTAAAAAGAAGCGAAAAGGACGAAGACGACGAAGACGTCGGTACAGGAGAG TATTGACTATAAAAGGACCTCGTGGCCCACCTGGACCTCAGGGTCCACCAGGAGATAATGGTATAAATGGCAGAGATGGAATACCTGGACCCATAGGTCTGCCAGGACCAAAGGGAGATAAAGGGGATATTGGAGACAAAG GTCTGCGTGGTTCACCAGGACCACCTCGTTCTACTTGTTTATCTGATTGTGAGGGAAAAAATGGTAAAGATTATGAAGGAGGACGCAGTGGTCTCCTCACACTTATGGGCGGTATATCTGAGAAA AAAGGCAGACCAATAGGTCATCTGAAAGCTAAAGATCTCTTCGTACAAAATCCAAAAG GGGAAACCTTAAAGTTTTGGAACCCACCAGACTGGGATACTACGGGATTCATGACATACGATCCACTCACAGGTTGTCTGAAAGTACTGAAAGCTGGTCTATACTACATCTACAGTCAACTTTTCTACGACGATGAACACCAGTTACTATGTGGCCATGAAACCCATGTCAACAACCATGCCGTGATTCATAGCTTCAGTTCTATGACTGAACACCATCAAAAAACCGTCAACTCATTTGGTGTGGTGCGTCTGAATGAAAACGATGAAATTTCGATCAAAATCATGCAGGAAAATAAGTGTCGACTCATCGTGGAATCTGTCACTTCGTACTTTGGTGTAATACTGTTAGATGGAGACTGA
- the LOC144442786 gene encoding uncharacterized protein LOC144442786 yields MGMPSTTTNDPLQRKNVLTSVCFCVVVVGLSMWNYNQELNMARLQQQNRHLESRLDTIESLFNVDQVRENIEENGDENKKSELQFKSSGSHTDLKTDSLSGTKLSGTAGRSSIGNRKNVHRELDMNAADNIQTMGKRRMRNEWFDKRYTSDADGMLRQYTYNAWSKKRYARDISELDRSKTSKVKDRNMNRKQRSVDELGQLNSLYPIDNSMNLAPENQPIAAHLKAQNIGMRNLTEATFKYWDPPDWDTKGFVKYNRHTGCLQVQKAGLYYIYSQLFYDDEHQLLCGHETHVNDRAVIHSFSSMTENHQQTVNSFGVVRLNKGDEISINIPINQDSCQVYLRPVTSFFGVILLEQERSGGHVTQASYLGWG; encoded by the exons ATGGGAATGCCATCGACGACAACAAACGATCCACTGCAACGTAAAAATGTCCTCACTTCAGTATGCTTTTGTGTAGTTGTGGTGGGACTGTCCATGTGGAACTATAACCAGGAACTAAATATGGCAaggttacaacaacaaaatcgtCATCTTGAATCGCGACTTGACACCATCGAATCGCTTTTTAACGTTGACCAAGTCCGAGAAAACATCGAAGAAAATGGAGACGAAAACAAGAAAAGTGAACTACAGTTCAAGTCTTCTGGAAGCCAC ACTGATCTGAAGACAGACTCACTTTCAGGGACTAAACTCTCAGGAACAGCTGGACGAAGCAGCATCGGAAACAGGAAAAATGTCCACCGTGAATTGGACATGAATGCAG CAGACAATATTCAAACCATGGGAAAACGACGTATGAGAAATGAGTGGTTTGACAAACGATATACAAGTGATGCCGATGGAATGCTGCGCCAGTACACATACAATGCGTGGTCTAAGAAACGGTATGCTAGAGACATCTCTGAATTGGACAGATCAAAGACTAGCAAAGTCAAAGATAGAA ATATGAATAGGAAGCAAAGAAGTGTAGATGAACTGGGTCAATTAAATTCCCTCTACCCAATAGATAATTCAATGAACCTG GCTCCAGAAAATCAACCAATAGCAGCACACCTTAAAGCCCAAAATATCGGCATGAGAAATCTAACAG AAGCCACTTTCAAATATTGGGACCCGCCAGATTGGGACACCAAAGGCTTCGTAAAATACAATCGACACACAGGTTGTCTGCAAGTACAGAAAGCTGGTCTATACTACATCTACAGTCAACTTTTCTACGACGATGAACATCAGTTACTATGTGGCCATGAAACCCATGTCAACGACCGTGCCGTGATTCACAGCTTCAGTTCTATGACTGAAAACCATCAACAAACCGTCAACTCATTTGGTGTGGTGCGTCTGAATAAAGGCGATGAAATTTCGATCAACATTCCTATCAATCAAGATAGCTGTCAAGTCTATCTGAGACCCGTCACGTCATTCTTTGGTGTTATTCTGCTTGAACAAGAGCGATCTGGTGGTCACGTGACTCAGGCGTCgtatctggggtgggggtga